The following coding sequences are from one Lycium ferocissimum isolate CSIRO_LF1 chromosome 3, AGI_CSIRO_Lferr_CH_V1, whole genome shotgun sequence window:
- the LOC132050351 gene encoding uncharacterized protein LOC132050351 yields the protein MCYLGYRVFLPPDYPFRRYKKSFDGKEDHRSTPTPLSGTEMLEELREFNNVFGKDQKKRRRVIEGPCKKRSIFFELPYWAHNKMRHNLDVMHIEKNVCDSLVGTLLDLATGKSKDHVNSRYDLQEMGIRKELQPLDNNGKVYLAKGCFSMKPEEKKLFCTILKNAKLPKGCVSNISRCVEVDEMKISGYKSHNPHFIMHYLLQVAVRKILPMNVSMALIRLGNFFRAICSKVIRPRDLDKIQAEINEIVCDLEKIFPPSFFLI from the coding sequence ATGTGTTACTTGGGTTATCGGGTATTTTTGCCTCCTGATTATCCATTCCGAAGATATAAGAAATCCTTTGATGGTAAGGAGGATCATAGATCTACACCTACTCCCTTGTCAGGCACAGAAATGTTAGAGGAACTGCGCGAATTCAATAATGTGTTTGGAAAGGACCAAAAGAAACGGCGTCGGGTTATTGAGGGTCCATGCAAGAAAAGATCCATCTTTTTTGAATTGCCATATTGGGCACATAACAAAATGAGGCACAATCTTGATGTGATGCACATAGAGAAAAATGTTTGTGATAGTTTGGTTGGGACTTTGTTGGATTTAGCAACTGGAAAGTCAAAGGATCATGTAAATTCTCGCTATGACTTGCAAGAAATGGGGATACGAAAAGAGCTTCAACCATTAGATAATAATGGAAAAGTTTATTTGGCTAAAGGTTGTTTCTCCATGAAACCAGAAGAGAAGAAGTTGTTTTgcactattttaaaaaatgccaAATTACCAAAAGGTTGTGTCTCAAATATATCACGATGTGTGGAAGTGGATGAGATGAAAATATCAGGATACAAGAGTCATAATCCTCATTTTATAATGCATTACTTGCTCCAGGTTGCTGTTAGAAAAATATTGCCCATGAATGTTTCTATGGCCTTGATTAGGTTGGGGAACTTCTTTAGAGCCATATGTAGCAAGGTTATAAGGCCAAGAGATCTCGATAAAATACAAGCTGAGATCAATGAAATTGTTTGCGACCTTGAAAAGATTTTTCCTCCAAgtttttttttgatataa